A single Hippocampus zosterae strain Florida chromosome 1, ASM2543408v3, whole genome shotgun sequence DNA region contains:
- the LOC127599604 gene encoding uncharacterized protein LOC127599604 — protein MDFKPDFVFMPPGMKHLRLQCTAQATKLPQAYSYRLQESVVKEEAVARVVQGGGDPECWQLVLSETTLQFGQYRGQTFKWLLENDVGYCAMVVSSHQKERENGDTSQSPLAANKDSLASYTHVFPEMAAVVRHRLMVMGAPLVRELDEQLLTMGQFPNETYRSLYESTDERHRAYVCRMRAGKAVMAGSFFHTLNSYIVGRDNEANYKRSRPGKRLMGRNRERPRRLPGAPRKMQFIICRNREHPHRLRGVPRKMRYVRWSGHEQEEGEEEVPCQRRARRQR, from the exons ATGGATTTCAAGCCCGACTTTGTGTTCATGCCGCCTGGTATGAAGCATTTACGGCTGCAGTGCACGGCTCAGGCAACAAAGCTGCCCCAAGCATACAG CTACCGCCTGCAAGAGAGCGTGGTGAAGGAGGAGGCCGTGGCCCGCGTTGTTCAAGGCGGCGGAGACCCCGAGTGCTGGCAACTGGTGCTCAGCGAGACGACGCTCCAGTTTGGCCAGTACCGGGGCCAAACATTCAAATGGCTCCTTGAGAACGATGTGGGCTACTGTGCCATGGTCGTGTCTTCCCACCAGAAGGAGCGCGAAAACGGCGACACGTCGCAGTCACCCCTGGCGGCCAATAAAGATTCCCTGGCATCGTACACACACGTCTTCCCGGAGATGGCCGCTGTCGTGCGGCATCGGCTGATGGTCATGGGAGCACCGTTGGTCAGGGAGCTGGATGAGCAACTGCTGACAATGGGACAGTTCCCCAACGAAACCTACCGTTCTCTCTACGAGTCAACTGATGAGCGTCATCGAGC GTATGTTTGTCGTATGCGCGCAGGGAAAGCTGTTATGGCGGGCTCCTTCTTCCACACCCTGAACTCCTACATCGTTGGGAGAGACAATGAGGCAAATTACAAAAGGTCTCGTCCAGGTAAACGACTCATGGGTCGCAACCGCGAGCGCCCCCGACGTTTGCCTGGAGCGCCGAGGAAGATGCAGTTCATCATCTGCCGCAACCGCGAGCACCCCCATCGTTTGCGTGGAGTGCCGAGGAAGATGCGATACGTGCGGTGGTCTGGTCACgagcaggaggagggggaggaggaggtacCGTGCCAGCGGCGAGCCCGACGGCAGCGGTGA